The proteins below are encoded in one region of Macrobrachium rosenbergii isolate ZJJX-2024 unplaced genomic scaffold, ASM4041242v1 282, whole genome shotgun sequence:
- the LOC136838237 gene encoding zinc finger protein 79-like: MEHPVEMLLIKEEKENLEEDLTENTDEGSFCADPLEVKAEPEFFDHSEFDANCSSQSIKYEDSSPTCDSESGKKVCIAEENRHLGRTEVFSRRGNTAGKRITCGECQRTFSQMRSLKSHMRSHTGEKPYTCSICQRSYVESSSLTKHMRIHTGEKPFTCSVCQRSFAESGFLTKHMRTHTGEKPFTCSICQRSFSALDSLTKHVRTHTGEKPFTCSVCQRSFSQSSNFKNHLRIHTGEKPYTCSICQRSFSQSSTFKTHMRIHKEEKPYTCSICQRSFSRQSDLKIHMRTHTGEKPFTCSICQKSFSQSSNFKNHSRTHTGEKPYTCSICQKSFSCQSNLKKHMRTHTG, encoded by the coding sequence ATGGAACATCCCGTGGAAATGCTGTTAAtcaaagaagagaaggagaatttgGAGGAGGACCTTACGGAAAACACAGACGAAGGCTCTTTCTGTGCAGATCCCTTAGAGGTCAAGGCAGAACCAGAATTTTTTGACCACAGTGAATTTGATGCGAATTGTTCATCCCAATCTATTAAGTACGAGGACAGCTCTCCGACCTGTGACAGTGAAAGCGGAAAGAAGGTCTGTATTGCAGAAGAAAATAGACATTTGGGTAGAACGGAAGTATTTTCAAGAAGAGGCAACACAGCGGGGAAGCGAATAACGTGTGGTGAATGCCAAAGGACATTTTCGCAGATGCGCAGCCTGAAATCCCACATGAGatctcatacaggagagaaaccatatacttgctctatatgtcaaagaagttaTGTTGAATCAAGTAGTCTCACAAAacacatgagaattcatacaggagagaaaccattcacttgctctgtatgtcaaagaagctTTGCTGAATCAGGTTTTCTCAcaaaacacatgagaactcatacaggagagaagccattcacttgttctatatgtcaaagaagtttttctgccTTAGATAGTCTCACAAAACACGTGAGAACTCATACAGGggagaaaccattcacttgctctgtatgtcaaagaagtttttctcaatcaagtaatttcaaaaatcacttgagaattcatacaggagagaaaccgtATACCTGCTCCATATgccaaagaagtttttctcagtCAAGTACTttcaaaacacacatgagaattcataaagaagagaaaccatatacttgctctatatgtcaaagaagtttttctcgtcAAAGCGATCTCAAaatacacatgagaactcatacaggagagaaaccatttacttgctctatatgtcaaaaGAGTTTTTCTCAGTCAAGTAATTTCAAAAATCACTcaagaactcatacaggagagaaaccatatacttgctctatatgtcaaaaaagtttttcttgtcaaagtaatctaaaaaaacacatgagaactcatacaggataG